The DNA window gagggggagggggagcaggaggaggactCCAGACTCTAGGGCTCGCTGACTAACTAAGTGGAGGCTTAGAGTCATGGACTTGTGGACTTGGAATCGGGCTATGCCAACAAGTAATGTGCCTCCAGCGAATTGGGCTGGTAGTTGGGCTGAGGTAGTGGCTGCAGTTGCACTGCGGGCACTATGATGCATTTCGtagatttttaattgaaaaaacaTGTTTTACGAGCGTCGCTAACCACGACAACGATGACTACACCAACTacaacaccagcaacaactCAAGGCGCAGCAGATGACGCTGTCTTTTGTTAAGATTTGCGCACTTTTTCATCCCaggctgcagttgcagttgaaGTCTCCGTCTGCCAGCAAACAAGTTGAATTTAAGTACATCAGCGAGTACGGAACAAAAGCCCAGAACACCGATCACTGAACACCGAACATGGCTTACGTAATGAGAGACCCGGAGCCAAAGGCATGGTCAAAGGCCCTTTATTGTGGAATGCGTCAAGCAATCGGTGCTTTAAGCGATCATATTAATAGAACAGTCGGTTAGTCGAAGTGGCATAAATTAAGGGTACTCATTGTCCATATATTAGCCAAGGTCGTGACTTGGCCAACACAAAGTAATAAAGGGCGGGataattttcatttcgaatttattttttgaaatttaattaggtACTTTCAAAGATAGTTAAACAATGTTCATTTGATGAGAATCAATTCAAGTCCCACTAAAATATGTGTAAATATGTGTAATCCTAAAGCAACTATAAATGTACTCCAAGTGCAACTATTAGATTAGTAGATGCACTTGGCTTAACCATGAATATATATTTCGCTGTCCGAGAATGTCAACAACCGTTTAACCCCGTGAACAACCTGACTGCCTAACTGACTTATCAAATCTGCAAGTTAATTGCCAATTCTTAATTAGTGGCCTTTAAGCAGCGACGTTGCATAATCTGCAGAATGCAATTGCAACTAAGTGCAAGAGGCAACAAGCGGAAAATTGAACCTTTTCCGAGAGCGTGGCGCGGACAGAGAAAATCCGCACAGGAATTAAATAAAAGTGCGGCAATTAAACGCAACCTGGTCGGCGTTAATCGCAGCGCCGTTGCTGTGAGAAATGCCAGGTGGAAAACGGCACACGCATCTCCCCAGCGAATTGAGACGGAGATGGCGATGGAGACAGAGCCTTCCAGATGGAGCCTCTGACTGTCACACTTGGATCTTGGATCTCGGATGGCCCGGCGATGGGCGAGAGATGAGGCGATTAGGCCGAGAGTCAGGTATGCACGGTGCAAAAAAATCCAATAGATTAGTAACAAAATTGGTAGGACTAACAGaactaaatattatataaaagaTTTTATAATAGGAAAAGAAATTTACTTGCAATAAGAGTTAGTTGTATATGTATCTCTTTTGAGATACAACGGATGTATCCATGTATCTTACAGGATTCTATCTCATTTCTGCTCAGTGTAAGTCCCAAGTTGATGGTGAATCGGGAAGAAAGGAAAGTTTAGCTCGGTCTGACCCGGCTACTGAGCCGATGAAAAATGCACGCAGTGCCGAAAGATGGCgaaatagagagagagagatttgtggggagaaTGTGGCAATGCAAAGTAAGAGCCATAACTGAATGCAAAAATCTGGCAAAtggtaataaaaattaaaaatgccgAGAGTGGAAAGCTGTTGCATTTTGCTGAACGAGtatgcgtgcgtgtgtgtgtgtgtgtaactAACGGATAAGCCTTGGAAAATTGACGCTGACAAGGCTTGGCCACTTTGGCCAACGTTGCGTATGCTTAATCTGCCTATTTACATCGTTGCCCCCTCGTTCatcctctttctttttttcattttttttttttttgttttttcgtgTGTGCGTGCAACTGTTGCCATGCTGTGACTATCATTAATTTTTCATACTCATAATCATCATCTAGCCAGCGCCGCGCTGAGTTTTCCTCTTATTTTTCGGTGTCAAAATGTTGTTTCTTCTTTCACATTTTTCACGCGATTTATGCGAATTCTACGCTGGCCTTCTTCGGTTCCTTCCCGCCTCGAAATCCATTTGGTTTCCATCTTCTGGACTTTTCAGCCCCTTCTTATCTGCCGTCGAATGTTTTACATGCAACAtattcaccaaaatgggtagCCGCAAATTTGGGAAAGCTCCTTTTTTGGCTGGGTGTTGATATTTTGATAAACGGGCCATGAAAGTTGGTATATGGCAATCCGGGCTTAGGCCATTCTATGCAAAAAGAAACAACGTTTTTACTTAAAAAAAGGTTTATGTTAAAGCAATTTAAAGTAATAGTTATCTTTGAATGAAAAGTAGTTACACCTAttgtgtttaattttaaagcctaaaactaaaaattatataataatataataagaGGTTATTTTATGTATTCGTAGTTATCTCTATTTATATACCCATAAACCAAAATACTTCCTTTACGAATACCACATTCCAAGTTATCTTTCAGTAAAAATTGAAGGTTTGAGCAAACTATTTACCATTTAAATGTTTGAGCAATTTACTTACTATTTAATTTGTGAAAAGTGGTGGTTTATGTGGTAGTTGACTCCTCTCATTGATCATTGGCAAATATATACGGGTAGGCAAATACCTGCAACGCACTTaaatattattcaaataaCACAATTTGTAACCAATTTCGCCCTTGGCAATTGTTATGTAAAACGAGACTGAGAAAAATCTCCCATGTGCCAATTTCCATTGTAAGTTGACCGGCAGCAAACACTTAGCGTTTTTCCACATGTAAATAAATGGAGAGGCGGTATGTGGTATGTGCTAAAAGTGCGGCAATAAAATTGTGTGGCGGAGTGGGGAAAAGTCCAGGCTTGCACCGATTCGACGTTGAGTCGAACAAAATCGTTAAATTAGTAGAAAATAGTGTAAAAAACGACgagcacacacatatgtacatgcatatgtatgtatgtatgagaGTGGAATCTGTTAAGTAAAAGAAACTTTAAATGGCAATGGGATGGATTTTGGACGGCTGAATGCTTGAACGCTTGTACTACACAACCGAAGACAGTTTAATTACGGCGTGAAGTTGCGCACCGAGTCCGTTGCTTAGCCCCCTCTTAGACACCCTGCCCCAAAAACCATGCCCCTCCTTTCCGGGGGGTGGTTAAGTTCCGTAAAGTTTAGTGCGATTTGTTTTCCGCGCTTCGAGATGAGATTTTAATGCAAGCGTGAATCATAAAATGCTCACTTGATGTGTTGGTGTCACTTCGGTTACTACCTTCCACCATTTCCTTTGAGCATCGGCTCTTGGGCGAGTCTTCAAAGCCTGAAGCCTGAGTGGGTGACCATATAATAATGCATTGCGAATCACGCCCATCGGTATTGTCGCTTTGTCTTCGCCCTAAGGGTCAGAGGTCAAGTGTTTGGTGTTTGAATAATGGCTTTTCAGTCGCTTTAAAAAACTGGAGTCGGGTCATCTAAGTCGAGCGGCTGCATTAGATCTAGCAAgtttatttcaattttctaGTTCTACATAAGCATAAGTGCTAGAAAAGAGTCAAACGTTGGTTCAGGCTGTTTAcagcatataaatatatacgaCTTACATATATAAGACTCAAGTAAATAACCAGCGATCGATTAATTATCTGTCTTAATTGATCAAAACTCTTTTCGAACTCGAATTGATCATGGTGAATCACGATCTTGGGGCCAGATTGTCAGATGGACATGCCATTAATTCAGCAATGAGTAATTACCTCAAGCTACGACAAGCTTGGCAACATTTTATGACCCCGCAGATATCTGCAGCATTCAAATGAGAGGAGGAGGACTCCTTTTGAACTCCAACAGGACCTCATGCCGCTCACACGACCATTAAAGCCAACCAGCTCCAGTGGCCAAATGATCAACCGTCCGCTGGGTTCATAAATTAATTGCGGCCAAGGCGGATGGAGATGGAATGCCCCGCTCATTAGATAGTCTTCCAGCGATAAGGAGGAGTTGGAGTCCGCTTGATCGCTTTATTCCAGTGGTTTGCTGTGGCGCATGCCGGTTGGACTTCGCCATTCGTTGTTTTCCATCGATAAGCGGCGCAATTAACCAACTCAAGCGGTGGTCTGACCAATGGCCATTTAATAAAGTTAGCATTTGTATAATGTCTTGTCAAAAATTTATTGGCATTTTTGCCAATATTTCTGCTTGCCTCAATCTACCAATCTTCGCGGTGTCCCACTCCTGGGCATTGATCTGTTCCGCGATCGCGATGGCTGTTTCAAATGTGATTGGGATCTCTGGCATGCTAACCGAATGcttggaatggaatggagtgGACTTGGTTGGTGATTGTATCTGGGTTTTTTTCGAGGGGGTGTCGGCAATTAAAACACCGATTTCGAAGATCTCAGGCCGTGATGCCTGGCAATCGGGCAGGATTAAAGCTGAAATGTTTTCACCTTTTGTCTCATTCCGAATTgattaaattatgcaaatgctgGCGGTCTCTGCTCAAGAAATTGCAACTGTGACAAAAGGCGTTGCCATGCACGCTTGCTTGCATTTCCCTTTGGTTCCCACACCCCCTAaaatataaaaccaaaaaccaaaaaaaaacccaaaaccaaACCTCAAAAAATGAATTTCAGTTTCCTAATTTCCATCAAACggcgctttttgtttttttttttttctggggCTGCCATGGCAAAAAGATTCTCATGTTGTCTTTGACTCGATGTCGTCTTGGTTGTCGACGTCCTCGTCTCATAGTCATAGTCACAGTCATCCGAATCCACATCCACGTCGTCAGAGTTGTGGTTTTTGTCCGCGGCGTCGGTGGATTTTCAATTTCTAATGTAGTGCACGTTACGCCCTGAAgggatttttattttatagaattttttttcttggctttacggttttatttatttatgccagCGTTGCTGAGCTCCAAAGGCACAGTggttttaaaatgatttagaTGGTAATCATTGATTAGCAAAGTTAAAAGAGCAATAGTTTTATTGCAGAAAATTCTGTCATAATCGTTcgataaaaaaaacaaataaagtgAATGTCATATGAATCACAAATATTAATCATAAATGATTTAAGATCAGACAAACCCACTTCCCACTCACTTTTCTTTGGTGACATATTCAAACAGAGGTATAGAAAGAAAATCCTACATTATTGGGAGTACTGATAATTCAAATCTTCCCAACCACAGTGCCACATAAAGTCCAAGGTATCCAAAAACGTCATTTGATGACAAACTTCAAAACTTGTGCATGCAAtatgccatttttttttggccctCTTCTTCCTCTTTTTCCTATTGTTGGCCGAGAAGTAATTTTTGTTGTCGTTTTCATGATTGCTTTGGtctagttgttgttgttgccggtGGTGCTAGTGGCGCTGGTGGTGCACACTTTTAGTCATCACCATGTCAGCGGCGGCATGGAGAGTTCAGCCCGAATCCAAACAATCATAAtgatatgcaaatatatgtaaGAGTACCGCTACGAAAAAGGCGTGGGTTAATTGTGACTTTATCATGCAGCAGCGGGGCAAACGAATCCCAGTCAAGGGAAAATCGCAATCGAAaggaaaaaatcaaatttattacaaatttaagCATAGAGTCCGCGAATCGAGCGAACGGAACGGAACGGCGACGATGGCGATGCGGCGAGTTATAGATTTCGTCATAGTATCTTTCGGATACATATATACTGGCCCTGGCGAGAcgtgaaaatttaaaataaacctGTCAACAAACACCAACACCAATCGACTTCATCGGGTCCCTTGCGTTTTGGTGGCTCGGATGGTGTGTGAACTACGAACCCGCGGACCGCCCAGTCGGTGGGTGGGCGGCGCCAAGACTAAGCCACCAAATCGCTTCGAATCACACAAAACACATTAACACGGGGGCAGCACTGGGAACGGGAACGGAAACTGTCGTTCCCATCGACCCAGCACCGCATCGCGCAATCCTAATCCGAAGTTGCCAACTCAGATGCCCTCCAGTTGACCAAAGCGTGCTAAATTCCATatgtgcactgagaaaaaatgtatttctCACTAGAGACACCTTAATGTTTGCCAAGTCACTTTAATCTGAATGAGGCTAGACTTTTCTAGGTATAAATAGACATATTAAAtccaataaatataaaatttgaaAAGTGTTTTAGAACACTCCATTAACTATCATTTGAAACTATGTTGAACATATAAGTTATCTcacagaaaatgaaaaacaattagTTTTCCCACTGTGCATCTAACCCAAAACAACGGAGTATTGAAGTCAGACCCAAAGACGTCGGAACATATGCATCTTGTGAACCAGTGATCGACATGCACATCGCAGCGGGATCTCAGGCACACAGTTCCTGTCTGTAGAGCAGGCGAAAGCCGCGACCCACATACTCGGCATCGGTTCGGAAGGGCAGGATGATGGGACCGGCGGCGGTATCCCTGACGGTGGCATGGATGGTATAGTCGTCGCTCTCCCGGCCATCGTTGAACCGCTCACCGCAAAGTGGAACGGAGTTGATGGCTATGAAGTCGTCCGGACAGTTGAAGATGCCAGCTCCCGCCTGGCCATCGGAGATCAAATCGTTCTCGCCTATGAAACAATATTAGCTTAAGTAGGCTACTTTGAAATACTATATTTTAAATCTTACCTTCATCTTTGTTGATGATTTGAAAGTCGGGTTGATCACCGCCAAGTTGTTCGGTATTATAAGCCACACTGCACACGTTTTTCAATCGGGACAGGCATATGGCATAGTTCAAATTGTTCTAGATCAATAAAAACGTATTAAAGTtacttaaaatgaaatgaatttggcatacaaaatagGTAGCCTCTCGGTTATCCACAATTGAGCCATCCGTATCATAGTTGAATGACTTTATTACGCCCTCAGCTTCGGGGAAATATTGCAGGCAATTATTGGGAGCCAGATTGTCGTTCACCTGAGTGACTTTTATATTGAAGGAACGTCCTCCTCCCGAGACCTTCATAAACACCGAGAGATACACTTTGCCCTCGTTTGAGTCATTAACATGGATATAAACTGAAAGATAAGTAAGTTTGATctgcatttgaatatgaaATCCGTGTGAATCCACTTACTATGCTGGCCCGTGTTGATGCCACACAGTATGGGTATCTGGAAATTGGTATTGTGGCCGGAGACTATAAATTGATCGTCTACACAATCACCATTGCTGGGGCGACTTAGCTGGAGATTGTGGAAAATCAATTAAGCTAAGGACTACGCATTCGAGATTGCAACACCCACCTCGAACATCTGAAAATCCAGCCGCAATTGCTGCACTCCCTTCTTCACATTGATGATTAGGACGCAGATCATCATTTCGCGCACAGCATTTGGATAGTTGGGGCTCTCGAAGTAGAGGATCTGCTGGCTGGTGACATCGCCACATCCATTGACGACTGCAAGTGAAAGAAGTTAGATAGATGTGAGTGGTTCGATATCATGCAAATCGATCGCTGTACtttcactcacacacacagcagACGCCCACGCCCTCGGCACAGCTCTCGGTGGGAATCCCACCGAGACTCTTGCACTCGAACTCGTGGTAGCAGACGCCCTCCATGCTCCGGATGTCGCCCATGGACACGATGCACTTCGTGTTGGGGAACTTGATCACCTCGAACAGACTGAGGAAGCCCTTGCCCTTCGAGCGCGGTGCATTGGGTTTCTTCAGGATGAGATTCGCCTCGATGGGCGAGCCGAAGAGGATGTTCTTCAGGGTCTGATGGGGCTGCATTATGGAGCTCTTGGTGCTGGATGGTGGCGTCGGCACTGGCGGGCTCATCGAGGGCTTCCCAGTGGGCTTCGGCTTAGAACTGGGCTGCATCTCTGGCGAACCACTCGGAGTGGTCATCATCATTGTGGGTGGTTGTGGTGAAGGTTCCTAGAAAATAAAGGAAGGTATTTGGCAAAGTTGAGAGACTAGCTTGTGGAAACATTAAAACAATGTGTTTAATTGTTAATAACCATTAAGCAAGAGATTTCACAGAggtatgtttatgtttttcacttatgtatgtatgttctttAAGTTGGTCACTGTAATTTTCTAGACACCTTGATTATACAGTTATAAAGTCTGATTATAAGTCTTGTAAACACCCCAATCGTATGGCATACCTCCACTGGAATGGTCGTCGGACGCATGGGTATCGTGGGCTCTGGTTCCTCCGGCTCGGGGGGAGCTGGTTCAGGTGGTGGTGTTCCGGGTGTGGGCATGGGCATTGGTGCTTCCGTCTCAGCTGGATTTTCCATACCGCCCATTCCCCCGTCCTCCGCCTGCTGTTGGGCCAATTTGTGGAGGTGGAATCCCGGCTGATATCGCATGCTGTACTGGAATCCAATGCCCTCCATTATCATGCCACCGGGACGCGAGAAATGCGACTGGCCACGCCTGCTCCTCCGCAGATCGCCCATTGTCACAAAGTCGGATGCGTCGTTCCcatcggccacgcccacataaTAGAGCGTCAAAACGAAAGCGCTTATCAACGCATCGGAACGCTTTGACAACATTATTAACGGAAATTCGCGCGGCGACTGTGGCAGATGTTGCACTTGCGGCTGaaaattgctgctgttgcatgttgctgctgcggcattTGCTGCATccaatgctgctgctgctcgtgtTGCATCTTTCTTTGGCTTTATCAGA is part of the Drosophila sechellia strain sech25 chromosome 3R, ASM438219v1, whole genome shotgun sequence genome and encodes:
- the LOC6619089 gene encoding uncharacterized protein LOC6619089, giving the protein MLSKRSDALISAFVLTLYYVGVADGNDASDFVTMGDLRRSRRGQSHFSRPGGMIMEGIGFQYSMRYQPGFHLHKLAQQQAEDGGMGGMENPAETEAPMPMPTPGTPPPEPAPPEPEEPEPTIPMRPTTIPVEEPSPQPPTMMMTTPSGSPEMQPSSKPKPTGKPSMSPPVPTPPSSTKSSIMQPHQTLKNILFGSPIEANLILKKPNAPRSKGKGFLSLFEVIKFPNTKCIVSMGDIRSMEGVCYHEFECKSLGGIPTESCAEGVGVCCVFVNGCGDVTSQQILYFESPNYPNAVREMMICVLIINVKKGVQQLRLDFQMFELSRPSNGDCVDDQFIVSGHNTNFQIPILCGINTGQHIYIHVNDSNEGKVYLSVFMKVSGGGRSFNIKVTQVNDNLAPNNCLQYFPEAEGVIKSFNYDTDGSIVDNREATYFNNLNYAICLSRLKNVCSVAYNTEQLGGDQPDFQIINKDEGENDLISDGQAGAGIFNCPDDFIAINSVPLCGERFNDGRESDDYTIHATVRDTAAGPIILPFRTDAEYVGRGFRLLYRQELCA